A section of the Chiloscyllium plagiosum isolate BGI_BamShark_2017 chromosome 4, ASM401019v2, whole genome shotgun sequence genome encodes:
- the LOC122549176 gene encoding myc proto-oncogene protein-like, protein MPLTASATFLGKSYNYDYDYDSFQPVFYDEEENFYQQQLPAPSEDIWKKFELLPTPPLSPSRRPSFSLFPSNADQLEMVTEFLGDDLVNQSFICDADSETVLKSIVLQDCMWSGFSAAAKLEKVVSERLASLQAARKEPGALCISSTLSSSSSPTPLRSPSCNAPASAGAAALTSPAAPSSSAASAAGAAPGHLGMGLGAASSTYLHDLNTSATDCIDPSVVFPYPFAEHKVSLPLPPGAGSPPATDTPSDSEEEQEDEEDEDDYEEEEEDEEEIDVVTVEKRQPSTRKAELNTNTVRVSRPQHSPLVLKRCHVSTHQHNYAAPSPQPPTKRLKVESSRVLKQISTNSKGKCPSPRTSDSEENDKRRTHNVLERQRRNELKLSFFALRDQIPEVAMNDKAAKVVILKKATEHILSIQSNEQRLILEKEQLRRKQEQLKHRLEQLRNSSRQKY, encoded by the exons ATGCCCCTAACGGCTTCTGCCACTTTTTTGGGCAAGAGCTATAACTACGATTACGACTACGACTCCTTCCAGCCGGTTTTCTACGATGAAGAGGAGAATTTCTACCAGCAGCAGCTGCCGGCTCCGAGCGAGGACATCTGGAAGAAATTCGAGTTGCTGCCGACCCCGCCGCTGTCGCCGAGCCGCAGACCCAGCTTCAGCCTCTTCCCTTCCAATGCCGACCAGTTGGAGATGGTCACCGAGTTCCTGGGCGACGACCTGGTCAACCAGAGCTTCATCTGCGACGCGGACAGCGAGACGGTGCTCAAGTCCATCGTCCTCCAGGACTGTATGTGGAGCGGCTTCTCGGCGGCGGCCaaactggagaaggtggtgagcgaGCGGCTCGCCTCGCTGCAAGCGGCCAGGAAGGAACCGGGAGCCCTCTGCATCTCCTCCACcctttcctcctcttcttccccaaCTCCCCTGCGGAGCCCGTCTTGCAACGCCCCCGCATCGGCCGGGGCTGCCGCCTTGACCTCTCCCGCTGCCCCCAGCTCTTCCGCCGCCTCGGCTGCTGGAGCAGCCCCCGGGCACCTCGGCATGGGGCTGGGCGCTGCTTCCAGCACCTACCTGCACGACCTCAACACTTCGGCCACCGACTGCATCGACCCCTCCGTGGTGTTCCCTTACCCGTTCGCCGAGCACAAAGTGTCCCTGCCCCTCCCTCCGGGAGCCGGCAGCCCCCCCGCCACAGATACGCCGAGTGACTCCG AAGAAGAGCAGGAGGATGAGGAGGACGAGGATGATtatgaggaggaagaagaggatgaaGAAGAAATTGACGTGGTCACTGTGGAGAAGAGGCAGCCCTCTACCAGGAAAGCTGAGTTAAACACAAACACCGTCcgggtctcccggcctcagcacagccCCCTGGTTCTCAAGAGGTGCCATGTCTCCACTCATCAGCACAATTATGCTGCTCCCTCCCCCCAGCCTCCCACCAAGCGTCTCAAGGTGGAGAGCAGTCGAGTGCTCAAGCAGATCAGCACCAACAGCAAGGGGAAGTGCCCAAGCCCGAGGACGTCGGACTCTGAGGAGAACGACAAGAGGAGGACGCACAACGTCCTGGAGCGCCAGCGGAGGAATGAGCTGAAACTGAGCTTTTTTGCATTAAGGGATCAAATCCCAGAGGTGGCAATGAATGACAAAGCAGCCAAAGTCGTCATCCTCAAAAAGGCAACGGAACACATATTGTCAATCCAGTCAAATGAACAGAGACTGATATTGGAGAAAGAACAGTTGAGGAGGAAGCAGGAACAACTGAAACACAGGCTTGAGCAGCTGAGGAACTCTAGCAGACAGAAATATTAA